In a genomic window of Oncorhynchus keta strain PuntledgeMale-10-30-2019 chromosome 28, Oket_V2, whole genome shotgun sequence:
- the LOC118361203 gene encoding myosin-7-like has protein sequence MGDALMAEFGGAASYLRKSDKERMECQTRPFDIKRECYVPDPEVEYVKATITSRDGAKVTVDTEFGKTVTVKEDDVHPQNPPKFDKIEDMAMFTFLHEPAVLFNLKERYAAWMIYTYSGLFCVTVNPYKWLPVYDQSVVNAYRGKKRTEAPPHIFSISDNAYQYMLSDRENQSVLITGESGAGKTVNTKRVIQYFASIAAVGGKKSAAEEKKGTLEDQIIQANPALEAFGNAKTIRNDNSSRFGKFIRIHFGVTGKLSSADIETYLLEKSRVTFQLKAERDYHIFYQILSQKKPELLEMLLITSNPYDYAFISQGEIAVTSINDADELMATDDAFNVLGFSQEEINGIYKLTGAIMHYGNLKFKNKQREEQAEADGTEDIDKAAYLMGLNSADLVKGLCHPRVKVGNEWVTKGQSVDQVYYSIGALAKKIYENMFLWMVIRINLTLDTKNARQHYIGVLDIAGFEIFDFNTFEQLCINFTNEKLQQFFNHHMFVLEQEEYKKEGIVWEFIDFGMDLAACIDLIERPMGIMSILEEECMFPKASDSTFKAKLYENHLGKNACFQKPRIIKGRPEAHFSLVHYAGIVDYNIGNWLVKNKDPLNETVVGLFQKSSLKFLANLFVSYAGAEGAPEEKAAGGKKKKGSSFQTVSALHRENLGKLMTNLRSTHPHFVRCLIPNETKTPGAMENPLVMHQLRCNGVLEGIRICRKGFPNRILYADFKQRYRILNPNAIPEGQFIDNMKAAEKLLGSLDIDHTQYRLGHTKVFFKAGLLGTLEEMRDDRLALIITGMQARSRGLLARIEFQKIVDRRDALLVIQWNIRAFMGVKNWPWMKMFFKIKPLLKSAETEKEMANMKEEFLKLKEAYAKCEARRKELEEKMVSLIQEKNDLQIAVQTSEDTIGDAEERCEGLIKSKIQLEAKSKELTERLEDEEEMNSELTAKKRKLEDECSELKKDIDDLELTLAKVEKEKHATENKVKNLTEEMAALDEIIAKLTKEKKALQEAHQQTLDDLQSEEDKVNTLTKAKAKLEQQVDDLEGSLEQEKKVRMDLERAKRKLEGDLKLTQESLMDLENDKQQLEERMKKKDFETSQLNSKIEDEQAMSAQLQKKLKELQARIEELEEELEAERAARAKVEKQRADLSRELEEISERLEEAGGATAAQIEMNKKREAEFQKVRRDLEEATLQHEATAATLRKKNADSVADLGEQIDNLQRVKQKLEKEKSELRLELDDVVSNMEQIVKSKTNLEKMCRTLEDQMSEYRTKAEEGQRSINDFTMQKAKLQTENGELARQLEEKDSLVSQLTRGKQSNVQQIEDLKRQLEEEVKAKNALAHAVQSARHDSDLLREQYEEEQEAKSELQRGMSKANAEVAQWRTKYETDAIQKTEELEDAKKKLAQRLQDAEEAVEAVNAKCSSLEKTKHRLQNEIEDLMVDVERSNASAAALDKKQRNFDKVLAEWKQKFEESQTELESSQKEARSLSTELFKLKNSYEESLDHLETMKRENKNLQEEISDLTEQLGEGGKSIHELEKIRKQLEQEKAEIQSALEEAEGSLEHEEGKIMRAQLEFNQVKADIERKLVEKDEEMEMNKRNQQRVVDTLQSSLESETRSRNEALRLKKKMEGDLNEMEIQLSQANRQAAEAQKQLKGLHSHLKDSQMQLDDALRGNDDLKENIAIVERRNNLMQAELDELRAMVEQTERGRKLAEQELLDVSERVQLLHSQNTSLLSQKKKLEGDTSQLQNEVEEAVQECRNAEEKAKKAITDAAMMAEELKKEQDTSSHLERMKKNMEQTIKDLQHRLDEAEQIAMKGGKKQIQKLESRVRELESEVEMEQRRSSDAVKGVRKYERRIKELTYQTEEDRKNLSRLQDLVDKLQLKVKSYKRTSEEAEEQANSSLGKFRKIQHELDEAEERADIAESQVNKMRAKSRDSGSKKGKEEE, from the exons ATGGGGGACGCGTTGATGGCAGAGTTTGGGGGCGCAGCTTCCTATCTGCGTAAGTCAGACAAGGAGCGTATGGAATGCCAGACTAGACCCTTTGACATAAAGAGAGAGTGCTATGTGCCAGACCCTGAGGTTGAGTACGTCAAGGCCACAATCACCAGCAGAGATGGGGCTAAAGTCACCGTTGATACTGAGTTTGGAAAG ACTGTTACTGTGAAGGAGGATGACGTTCACCCCCAGAACCCGCCAAAGTTTGATAAAATTGAGGACATGGCGATGTTCACCTTCCTGCACGAGCCTGCTGTGCTGTTTAACCTCAAAGAGCGTTACGCAGCCTGGATGATCTAC ACCTACTCAGGGCTGTTCTGTGTCACTGTCAACCCCTACAAGTGGCTGCCAGTGTATGATCAGTCTGTTGTCAATGCATACAGAGGCAAGAAGAGGACAGAAGCTCCTCCTCACATCTTCTCCATCTCTGACAATGCCTACCAGTACATGTTGTCAG ACAGGGAAAACCAGTCTGTTCTTATTAC CGGAGAATCCGGTGCTGGAAAGACTGTGAACACCAAGAGGGTCATCCAGTATTTTGCCAGCATTGCTGCTGTCGGCGGAAAGAAAAGCGCTGCAGAAGAAAAAAAG GGGACACTGGAGGATCAAATCATCCAGGCCAATCCTGCCCTGGAGGCTTTTGGTAATGCCAAGACCATCAGGAATGACAACTCCTCTCGATTC GGTAAATTCATCCGAATTCATTTTGGAGTTACTGGGAAGCTTTCGTCTGCTGACATTGAGACTT ATCTACTGGAGAAGTCACGTGTAACTTTCCAGCTCAAGGCTGAGAGAGATTATCACATCTTCTACCAGATCTTGTCCCAAAAGAAACCAGAACTGCTGG AGATGCTACTCATCACCAGCAATCCCTATGACTACGCCTTCATCTCCCAAGGAGAGATTGCTGTAACTTCCATTAATGATGCAGATGAGCTAATGGCTACTGAT GATGCCTTTAATGTGCTTGGATTCTCCCAAGAAGAGATTAATGGCATTTATAAGCTGACTGGGGCCATCATGCACTACGGCAACCTGAAGTTCAAGAATAAACAGCGGGAGGAGCAAGCAGAGGCAGATGGCACTGAGG ATATTGACAAAGCTGCATATCTGATGGGCCTGAACTCTGCTGACCTGGTCAAGGGGCTGTGTCACCCAAGGGTCAAAGTAGGAAATGAGTGGGTCACCAAAGGTCAGAGTGTCGACCAG GTTTACTACTCCATTGGTGCACTGGCAAAGAAAATTTACGAGAACATGTTCCTCTGGATGGTGATAAGAATCAATCTTACACTGGACACGAAGAACGCTCGCCAGCACTACATTGGTGTGCTGGACATTGCCGGCTTTGAGATCTTTGAT TTCAACACCTTTGAGCAGCTGTGCATCAACTTCACTAATGAGAAGCTGCAACAGTTCTTCAACCACCACATGTTTGTGCTGGAGCAGGAAGAATATAAGAAAGAGGGCATCGTCTGGGAGTTCATTGACTTCGGCATGGACTTGGCTGCCTGCATTGACCTCATTGAAAGG CCCATGGGTATCATGTCCATCCTTGAAGAGGAGTGCATGTTCCCCAAGGCCAGTGATTCTACATTCAAAGCTAAGCTGTATGAGAACCATCTGGGCAAAAATGCATGCTTCCAGAAGCCTAGGATTATTAAGGGTAGACCAGAGGCACATTTCTCCCTGGTTCACTATGCTGGCATTGTTGACTACAACATTGGTAACTGGCTGGTGAAGAACAAGGACCCGCTGAATGAGACTGTGGTCGGACTGTTCCAGAAGTCAAGTCTTAAGTTCCTGGCCAACCTCTTTGTGAGCTATGCTGGTGCAGAAGGAG CACCTGAAGAAAAAGCGGCTGgaggaaagaagaagaaaggCTCTTCCTTCCAGACTGTGTCTGCATTGCACAGG GAGAACTTGGGTAAACTCATGACCAACTTGAGGTCTACTCACCCTCACTTTGTGCGTTGCCTCATCCCCAATGAGACCAAGACTCCTGGGGCCATGGAGAATCCTCTGGTCATGCACCAGCTGCGCTGTAACGGTGTGCTGGAAGGCATCAGGATCTGCAGAAAGGGCTTCCCCAACAGGATCCTGTATGCTGACTTCAAACAAAG ATACCGCATCCTCAATCCAAATGCCATCCCTGAGGGTCAGTTCATTGACAACATGAAGGCAGCAGAAAAACTGCTAGGCTCTCTGGACATTGACCACACCCAGTACAGATTAGGACACACTAAG GTGTTCTTCAAGGCTGGTCTCCTGGGTACCCTTGAggagatgagagatgaccgtCTCGCTCTTATCATCACTGGAATGCAGGCCCGATCACGTGGTCTACTTGCCAGAATTGAGTTCCAGAAAATTGTTGACCGCAG GGACGCCTTGCTTGTGATCCAATGGAACATTCGTGCCTTCATGGGTGTCAAGAATTGGCCCTGGATGAAGATGTTCTTTAAGATTAAACCTCTGCTGAAGTCAGCAGAGACTGAGAAGGAGATGGCGAACATGAAGGAAGAATTCCTGAAGCTTAAAGAGGCTTATGCTAAATGTGAAGCCCGTAGAAAGGAGCTGGAAGAGAAGATGGTCTCCCTTATCCAAGAGAAGAATGACCTGCAGATTGCTGTCCAAACT TCAGAAGACACTATTGGTGATGCTGAAGAGAGATGCGAGGGTCTGATCAAGAGCAAAATCCAGCTTGAGGCCAAATCCAAAGAGCTGACAGAAAGactggaggatgaggaggagatgaaTTCAGAGCTGACTGCTAAGAAGAGGAAGCTGGAAGATGAGTGCTCAGAACTCAAGAAGGACATTGATGATCTGGAGCTCACTCTGGCTAAAGTGGAGAAGGAAAAGCATGCCACAGAGAACAAG GTTAAAAACCTGACTGAAGAGATGGCAGCTCTGGATGAAATCATTGCCAAGCTGACCAAGGAGAAGAAGGCTCTGCAGGAGGCTCATCAGCAAACGTTGGATGACCTGCAGAGTGAGGAGGACAAGGTCAACACGCTGACCAAGGCCAAAGCCAAACTGGAACAGCAAGTTGATGAT CTTGAAGGGTCTCTGGAGCAAGAAAAGAAGGTCAGGATGGACCTTGAGAGAGCCAAAAGAAAGCTGGAAGGAGACTTGAAGTTGACCCAGGAGAGCCTAATGGACCTGGAGAACGACAAGCAGCAACTGGAGGAGAGAATGAAGAA GAAGGATTTTGAGACGAGCCAACTCAACAGCAAGATTGAGGATGAGCAGGCCATGAGTGCCCAACTTCAGAAGAAACTGAAGGAGCTGCAG GCCCGCATTGAAGAGCTGGAGGAAGAGCTTGAGGCGGAGAGAGCTGCCCGTGCCAAGGTGGAGAAACAGAGGGCAGACTTGTCCAGAGAGCTGGAAGAGATCAGTGAGAGGCTGGAGGAAGCAGGTGGAGCCACTGCTGCCCAGATTGAGATGAACAAGAAGAGGGAGGCTGAGTTTCAGAAGGTGCGCAGAGACCTTGAAGAGGCTACTCTGCAGCATGAGGCTACAGCTGCCACTCTGAGGAAGAAAAATGCTGACAGTGTGGCTGACCTGGGAGAGCAGATTGACAACCTTCAGAGAGTGAAGCAGAAGCTGGAGAAGGAAAAGAGTGAGCTCAGGCTGGAGTTGGACGATGTGGTCTCCAACATGGAGCAGATTGTCAAGTCTAAA ACAAACTTGGAGAAAATGTGCCGCACTCTCGAGGACCAGATGAGTGAATACAGGACGAAAGCTGAGGAAGGACAGCGATCCATCAATGATTTCACCATGCAGAAAGCAAAGCTTCAAACTGAGAATG GTGAACTTGCCAGACAGCTGGAGGAGAAGGACTCTCTGGTCTCCCAACTGACCAGAGGTAAGCAGTCCAACGTTCAGCAGATTGAAGACCTCAAGAGACAACTGGAGGAGGAAGTCAAG GCAAAGAACGCACTTGCCCATGCAGTGCAGTCTGCTCGCCATGACTCAGACCTGCTGAGGGAGCAGtatgaggaggagcaggaggccaAGTCTGAGCTGCAGCGTGGCATGTCCAAGGCTAATGCTGAAGTGGCTCAGTGGAGAACCAAGTATGAAACTGATGCCATCCAGAAGACCGAGGAGCTTGAAGATGCAAA GAAAAAGCTGGCTCAGCGTCTGCAGGATGCAGAGGAGGCTGTGGAAGCTGTTAATGCTAAATGCTCCTCCCTGGAGAAGACTAAACACAGACTCCAGAATGAGATTGAAGATCTCATGGTGGATGTGGAGAGATCCAATGCATCTGCTGCCGCTCTGGACAAAAAGCAAAGGAACTTCGACAAG GTCCTGGCTGAGTGGAAGCAGAAGTTTGAAGAGTCTCAGACTGAGCTAGAGAGCTCCCAGAAAGAGGCCAGATCTCTCAGCACTGAACTCTTCAAACTCAAGAACTCCTATGAGGAATCGCTGGATCATCTAGAGacgatgaagagagagaacaagaaccTTCAAG AGGAAATTTCTGACCTGACTGAGCAACTTGGTGAGGGAGGAAAGAGCATCCATGAGCTGGAGAAGATCCGTAAACAGCTGGAGCAGGAGAAGGCTGAGATACAGTCTGCTTTAGAGGAAGCTGAG GGATCCCTAGAGCATGAGGAGGGCAAGATCATGAGAGCACAGCTGGAGTTCAATCAGGTCAAAGCTGACATTGAACGGAAGCTGGTGGAGaaggatgaggagatggagatgaaTAAGAGGAACCAGCAGAGAGTGGTGGATACCCTGCAAAGCTCCCTGGAGTCAGAGACTCGCAGCAGGAATGAAGCTCTCAGGctgaagaagaagatggagggagatcTCAATGAGATGGAGATCCAGCTCAGCCAGGCCAACAGGCAGGCAGCAGAGGCCCAGAAGCAACTTAAGGGTCTTCATTCCCATCTGAAG GATTCTCAAATGCAGCTGGATGATGCTCTTCGTGGCAATGATGATCTGAAGGAGAACATTGCTATTGTAGAGAGACGCAACAACCTGATGCAGGCTGAACTGGATGAGCTGAGAGCCATGGTGGAGCAGACTGAGAGAGGCCGCAAACTGGCTGAGCAGGAACTGCTGGATGTTAGTGAGAGAGTTCAGCTGCTGCACTCACAG AACACCAGCCTGTTGAGCCAGAAGAAGAAGCTAGAGGGTGACACATCCCAGCTTCAGAATGAAGTGGAGGAGGCTGTGCAGGAGTGCAGAAATGCTGAGGAAAAGGCCAAAAAGGCCATTACTGATGCTGCCATGATGGCAGAGGAGCTGAAGAAGGAGCAGGACACCAGTTCTCATCTGGAGCGCATGAAAAAGAACATGGAGCAGACCATCAAGGACCTGCAGCACCGCCTGGATGAAGCTGAACAAATTGCCATGAAAGGTGGCAAGAAGCAGATCCAGAAGCTGGAGTCCAGA GTGAGGGAGCTAGAGAGTGAAGTGGAAATGGAGCAAAGGAGGAGCAGTGATGCTGTGAAAGGTGTCCGTAAATATGAGAGACGCATCAAGGAGCTCACCTACCAG ACTGAGGAAGACCGTAAGAATTTGTCCCGTCTTCAGGACCTGGTGGACAAACTGCAGCTGAAGGTCAAATCCTACAAGAGAACTTCAGAGGAGGCT GAGGAACAAGCCAATTCCAGTTTGGGCAAGTTCCGCAAGATTCAGCATGAACTGGATGAGGCAGAGGAGAGGGCTGATATTGCTGAGTCTCAGGTTAACAAGATGAGAGCTAAGAGTCGTGATTCCGGCTCCAAG aaaggaaaggaggaagagTGA